A genomic window from Syngnathus typhle isolate RoL2023-S1 ecotype Sweden linkage group LG18, RoL_Styp_1.0, whole genome shotgun sequence includes:
- the plbd1b gene encoding phospholipase B-like 1 isoform X1: protein MGQHGIKLCILLNTLAASVHTWHLNEATVYWDAAQKRVILNEGVKETEGGAYGYFNDSLQLTGWGILEIRAGYGDVQEEDEMTFFLAGYLEGYLTAGQIFNHYSNMYPQLIKDERVLNPLKRFLSKQDQWAREQVNLRKTSDPLWKHLGLILAQLDGLIAGAGQWAKVKHIEPLSAFAVQFLNSVGDLLDLVPALTPRPESTGPTAFRMPGMGHCTALIKVTSGFENLLLGHSSWYNYAATMRIYKHWDLRVSHSATGKMSFSSYPGFLSSLDDFYLLGSGLLLTQTSIGIFNASLFSQISPHSLLAWQRVRLANSLAHSGHEWAQIFSKYNSGTYNSQYMVVDLSKVSLRQSIRTGALTVVEQIPGKIRHTDQTQALRGGYWPSYNIPFHVDIYNLSGYDVMWRRYGEDFSYDLCPRAKILRRDQAKVYDLRSLKHIMRYNNYKRDPYAKGHPCKTICCRNDLRLKRPRPGGCYDTKVTDYQMALQLVAEAINGPTTQGGLRPFSWHSFNITAHQGLPPMYNFSFVTMKHVLQRP, encoded by the exons ATGGGGCAGCATGGCATCAAATTGTGCATCCTGTTGAACACTTTGGCAGCATCAGTGCACACTTGGC ACCTCAATGAGGCCACCGTGTATTGGGATGCAGCCCAGAAAAGGGTGATCCTGAATGAGGGGGTGAAGGAGACAGAGGGTGGTGCTTATGGTTACTTCAATGACAGCCTGCAACTCACTGGATGGGGCATCTTGGAGATCCGCGCTGGCTACGGAGACGTCCAAGAGGAAGATGAGATGACATTTTTCCTGGCTGGCTACCTGGAAGGCTACCTCACTGCTGG ACAAATATTTAACCATTACTCCAACATGTACCCCCAGCTAATAAAGGATGAGAGGGTTTTAAATCCCTTGAAAAGATTCTTAAg CAAACAGGACCAGTGGGCCAGGGAGCAAGTAAACCTGAGGAAGACTAGTGACCCTTTGTGGAAACATTTGGGACTGATCCTAGCCCAACTGGACGGCTTAATCGCTGGAGCTGGACAATGGGCCAAAGTCAAACACATTGAA CCTCTGTCTGCATTTGCCGTGCAGTTTTTAAATAGTGTCGGTGACCTCTTGGATCTCGTCCCTGCGCTGACGCCTCGCCCCGAGTCTACTGGGCCCACCGCTTTCAGGATGCCGGGAATGGGCCACTGCACGGCCCTCATAAAG GTGACATCTGGGTTTGAGAATCTGCTGTTGGGCCATTCCAGTTGGTACAATTATGCAGCCACCATGCGCATCTATAAACATTGGGACCTCAGGGTGTCACATTCAGCCACTGGAAAAATGTCATTCAGCAGCTACCCTG GTTTCCTCTCATCTCTGGATGATTTCTACCTGCTCGGTAGCGGCCTGCTGCTGACTCAAACCTCTATCGGTATCTTCAACGCCTCGCTGTTTTCTCAGATCAGCCCTCACAGCCTTCTGGCTTGGCAGAGAGTGCGATTAGCCAACAGCCTGGCGCACAGTGGCCATGAGTGGGCGCAGATCTTCTCCAAATACAACTCAG GTACATATAACAGCCAGTACATGGTGGTGGACTTGAGTAAGGTTTCGCTGAGGCAGAGTATCAGGACTGGAGCTCTGACTGTCGTGGAGCAGATCCCCGGGAAAATTCGGCACACTGACCAGACTCAAGCTTTACGAGGAG GCTACTGGCCATCCTACAACATTCCATTTCATGTTGACATCTACAACCTGAGTGGGTACGATGTGATGTGGAGGCGATACGGAGAAGACTTTTCCTACGATCTTTGTCCCAGAGCCAAAATTCTCCGCAGGGACCAGGCTAAGGTGTATGACCTCAGGTCCCTCAAGCACATCATGCGATACAATA ACTACAAAAGGGATCCTTATGCCAAGGGCCATCCGTGTAAAACCATTTGTTGCCGGAACGACCTGCGCCTAAAGAGACCACGCCCTGGAGGTTGTTATGACACGAAG GTGACTGACTACCAGATGGCTCTCCAGCTCGTTGCAGAGGCAATAAACGGCCCTACAACCCAGGGGGGTCTTCGACCATTCTCGTGGCACTCCTTTAACATCACCGCCCACCAGGGTCTTCCTCCCATGTATAACTTTTCTTTTGTCACAATGAAACACGTTCTCCAGCGGCCCTAA
- the plbd1b gene encoding phospholipase B-like 1 isoform X2, with product MTFFLAGYLEGYLTAGQIFNHYSNMYPQLIKDERVLNPLKRFLSKQDQWAREQVNLRKTSDPLWKHLGLILAQLDGLIAGAGQWAKVKHIEPLSAFAVQFLNSVGDLLDLVPALTPRPESTGPTAFRMPGMGHCTALIKVTSGFENLLLGHSSWYNYAATMRIYKHWDLRVSHSATGKMSFSSYPGFLSSLDDFYLLGSGLLLTQTSIGIFNASLFSQISPHSLLAWQRVRLANSLAHSGHEWAQIFSKYNSGTYNSQYMVVDLSKVSLRQSIRTGALTVVEQIPGKIRHTDQTQALRGGYWPSYNIPFHVDIYNLSGYDVMWRRYGEDFSYDLCPRAKILRRDQAKVYDLRSLKHIMRYNNYKRDPYAKGHPCKTICCRNDLRLKRPRPGGCYDTKVTDYQMALQLVAEAINGPTTQGGLRPFSWHSFNITAHQGLPPMYNFSFVTMKHVLQRP from the exons ATGACATTTTTCCTGGCTGGCTACCTGGAAGGCTACCTCACTGCTGG ACAAATATTTAACCATTACTCCAACATGTACCCCCAGCTAATAAAGGATGAGAGGGTTTTAAATCCCTTGAAAAGATTCTTAAg CAAACAGGACCAGTGGGCCAGGGAGCAAGTAAACCTGAGGAAGACTAGTGACCCTTTGTGGAAACATTTGGGACTGATCCTAGCCCAACTGGACGGCTTAATCGCTGGAGCTGGACAATGGGCCAAAGTCAAACACATTGAA CCTCTGTCTGCATTTGCCGTGCAGTTTTTAAATAGTGTCGGTGACCTCTTGGATCTCGTCCCTGCGCTGACGCCTCGCCCCGAGTCTACTGGGCCCACCGCTTTCAGGATGCCGGGAATGGGCCACTGCACGGCCCTCATAAAG GTGACATCTGGGTTTGAGAATCTGCTGTTGGGCCATTCCAGTTGGTACAATTATGCAGCCACCATGCGCATCTATAAACATTGGGACCTCAGGGTGTCACATTCAGCCACTGGAAAAATGTCATTCAGCAGCTACCCTG GTTTCCTCTCATCTCTGGATGATTTCTACCTGCTCGGTAGCGGCCTGCTGCTGACTCAAACCTCTATCGGTATCTTCAACGCCTCGCTGTTTTCTCAGATCAGCCCTCACAGCCTTCTGGCTTGGCAGAGAGTGCGATTAGCCAACAGCCTGGCGCACAGTGGCCATGAGTGGGCGCAGATCTTCTCCAAATACAACTCAG GTACATATAACAGCCAGTACATGGTGGTGGACTTGAGTAAGGTTTCGCTGAGGCAGAGTATCAGGACTGGAGCTCTGACTGTCGTGGAGCAGATCCCCGGGAAAATTCGGCACACTGACCAGACTCAAGCTTTACGAGGAG GCTACTGGCCATCCTACAACATTCCATTTCATGTTGACATCTACAACCTGAGTGGGTACGATGTGATGTGGAGGCGATACGGAGAAGACTTTTCCTACGATCTTTGTCCCAGAGCCAAAATTCTCCGCAGGGACCAGGCTAAGGTGTATGACCTCAGGTCCCTCAAGCACATCATGCGATACAATA ACTACAAAAGGGATCCTTATGCCAAGGGCCATCCGTGTAAAACCATTTGTTGCCGGAACGACCTGCGCCTAAAGAGACCACGCCCTGGAGGTTGTTATGACACGAAG GTGACTGACTACCAGATGGCTCTCCAGCTCGTTGCAGAGGCAATAAACGGCCCTACAACCCAGGGGGGTCTTCGACCATTCTCGTGGCACTCCTTTAACATCACCGCCCACCAGGGTCTTCCTCCCATGTATAACTTTTCTTTTGTCACAATGAAACACGTTCTCCAGCGGCCCTAA
- the kctd17 gene encoding BTB/POZ domain-containing protein KCTD5 isoform X3, translating to MATTADDEWDPALHGCHHNINNNNNNNNKDNEAGETATSSPTSSTESGGKTSHSVGNGSAVINPGGGNNGKWVRLNVGGTVFLTTRQTLLKEQTSFLYRLCQQQDLHSDTDETGAYVIDRDPTYFGPILNYLRHGKLVYNKELAEEGVLEEAEFYNITPLIKLIKDRIIERDTKSTQQVPPKHVYRVLQCQEEELTQMVSTMSDGWKFEQMVNIGSSYSYGTEDQAEFLCVVSKELHTPGSGLGTEQSHKTKPTEPQEEEAAKEEEEEGGRETTPNEWLRE from the exons ATGGCAACCACGGCGGACGACGAGTGGGATCCCGCACTCCACGGATGCCACCACAAcatcaacaacaataacaacaacaataacaaagacAACGAAGCGGGGGAGACCGCGACCTCCTCTCCGACCAGCTCCACCGAATCCGGTGGGAAGACGTCGCATAGCGTCGGTAACGGTTCGGCGGTCATCAACCCCGGGGGAGGAAATAATGGGAAGTGGGTTCGGCTGAACGTCGGTGGCACCGTGTTCCTGACGACGAGGCAGACGCTACTCAAAGAACAAACTTCGTTCCTGTACCGATTGTGCCAACAGCAAGACCTGCACTCGGACACG GATGAGACAGGAGCCTACGTGATTGACAGAGACCCCACCTACTTCGGACCCATCCTCAACTACCTGCGACACGGCAAATTGGTCTACAACAAGGAACTAGCTGAAGAAG GAGTCCTGGAGGAGGCTGAGTTCTATAACATCACTCCTCTTATAAAACTCATCAAAGATCGCATCATAGAGAGGGACACCAAGTCCACGCAG CAGGTTCCCCCTAAGCATGTGTATCGAGTGTTACAGTGCCAGGAGGAGGAGCTGACCCAGATGGTCTCCACAATGTCCGACGGCTGGAAGTTTGAGCAG ATGGTGAACATCGGCTCGTCGTACAGCTACGGAACAGAAGATCAGGCCGAGTTTCTGTGCGTCGTTTCCAAGGAGCTTCACACGCCTGGGTCTGGACTGGGTACAGAGCAAAGCCACAAAACAAAG CCGACGGAGCcgcaggaggaggaagcagcgaaggaggaggaagaagagggagggagagaaaccACACCGAATGAGTGGCTTAGAGAATGA
- the kctd17 gene encoding BTB/POZ domain-containing protein KCTD5 isoform X4, protein MATTADDEWDPALHGCHHNINNNNNNNNKDNEAGETATSSPTSSTESGGKTSHSVGNGSAVINPGGGNNGKWVRLNVGGTVFLTTRQTLLKEQTSFLYRLCQQQDLHSDTDETGAYVIDRDPTYFGPILNYLRHGKLVYNKELAEEGVLEEAEFYNITPLIKLIKDRIIERDTKSTQVPPKHVYRVLQCQEEELTQMVSTMSDGWKFEQMVNIGSSYSYGTEDQAEFLCVVSKELHTPGSGLGTEQSHKTKPTEPQEEEAAKEEEEEGGRETTPNEWLRE, encoded by the exons ATGGCAACCACGGCGGACGACGAGTGGGATCCCGCACTCCACGGATGCCACCACAAcatcaacaacaataacaacaacaataacaaagacAACGAAGCGGGGGAGACCGCGACCTCCTCTCCGACCAGCTCCACCGAATCCGGTGGGAAGACGTCGCATAGCGTCGGTAACGGTTCGGCGGTCATCAACCCCGGGGGAGGAAATAATGGGAAGTGGGTTCGGCTGAACGTCGGTGGCACCGTGTTCCTGACGACGAGGCAGACGCTACTCAAAGAACAAACTTCGTTCCTGTACCGATTGTGCCAACAGCAAGACCTGCACTCGGACACG GATGAGACAGGAGCCTACGTGATTGACAGAGACCCCACCTACTTCGGACCCATCCTCAACTACCTGCGACACGGCAAATTGGTCTACAACAAGGAACTAGCTGAAGAAG GAGTCCTGGAGGAGGCTGAGTTCTATAACATCACTCCTCTTATAAAACTCATCAAAGATCGCATCATAGAGAGGGACACCAAGTCCACGCAG GTTCCCCCTAAGCATGTGTATCGAGTGTTACAGTGCCAGGAGGAGGAGCTGACCCAGATGGTCTCCACAATGTCCGACGGCTGGAAGTTTGAGCAG ATGGTGAACATCGGCTCGTCGTACAGCTACGGAACAGAAGATCAGGCCGAGTTTCTGTGCGTCGTTTCCAAGGAGCTTCACACGCCTGGGTCTGGACTGGGTACAGAGCAAAGCCACAAAACAAAG CCGACGGAGCcgcaggaggaggaagcagcgaaggaggaggaagaagagggagggagagaaaccACACCGAATGAGTGGCTTAGAGAATGA
- the kctd17 gene encoding BTB/POZ domain-containing protein KCTD5 isoform X1, giving the protein MATTADDEWDPALHGCHHNINNNNNNNNKDNEAGETATSSPTSSTESGGKTSHSVGNGSAVINPGGGNNGKWVRLNVGGTVFLTTRQTLLKEQTSFLYRLCQQQDLHSDTDETGAYVIDRDPTYFGPILNYLRHGKLVYNKELAEEGVLEEAEFYNITPLIKLIKDRIIERDTKSTQQVPPKHVYRVLQCQEEELTQMVSTMSDGWKFEQVSVRACRKPRTGLLWTMVNIGSSYSYGTEDQAEFLCVVSKELHTPGSGLGTEQSHKTKPTEPQEEEAAKEEEEEGGRETTPNEWLRE; this is encoded by the exons ATGGCAACCACGGCGGACGACGAGTGGGATCCCGCACTCCACGGATGCCACCACAAcatcaacaacaataacaacaacaataacaaagacAACGAAGCGGGGGAGACCGCGACCTCCTCTCCGACCAGCTCCACCGAATCCGGTGGGAAGACGTCGCATAGCGTCGGTAACGGTTCGGCGGTCATCAACCCCGGGGGAGGAAATAATGGGAAGTGGGTTCGGCTGAACGTCGGTGGCACCGTGTTCCTGACGACGAGGCAGACGCTACTCAAAGAACAAACTTCGTTCCTGTACCGATTGTGCCAACAGCAAGACCTGCACTCGGACACG GATGAGACAGGAGCCTACGTGATTGACAGAGACCCCACCTACTTCGGACCCATCCTCAACTACCTGCGACACGGCAAATTGGTCTACAACAAGGAACTAGCTGAAGAAG GAGTCCTGGAGGAGGCTGAGTTCTATAACATCACTCCTCTTATAAAACTCATCAAAGATCGCATCATAGAGAGGGACACCAAGTCCACGCAG CAGGTTCCCCCTAAGCATGTGTATCGAGTGTTACAGTGCCAGGAGGAGGAGCTGACCCAGATGGTCTCCACAATGTCCGACGGCTGGAAGTTTGAGCAGGTCAGCGTGCGCGCCTGCAGAAAGCCCCGCACTGGACTACTCTGGACT ATGGTGAACATCGGCTCGTCGTACAGCTACGGAACAGAAGATCAGGCCGAGTTTCTGTGCGTCGTTTCCAAGGAGCTTCACACGCCTGGGTCTGGACTGGGTACAGAGCAAAGCCACAAAACAAAG CCGACGGAGCcgcaggaggaggaagcagcgaaggaggaggaagaagagggagggagagaaaccACACCGAATGAGTGGCTTAGAGAATGA
- the kctd17 gene encoding BTB/POZ domain-containing protein KCTD5 isoform X2: MATTADDEWDPALHGCHHNINNNNNNNNKDNEAGETATSSPTSSTESGGKTSHSVGNGSAVINPGGGNNGKWVRLNVGGTVFLTTRQTLLKEQTSFLYRLCQQQDLHSDTDETGAYVIDRDPTYFGPILNYLRHGKLVYNKELAEEGVLEEAEFYNITPLIKLIKDRIIERDTKSTQVPPKHVYRVLQCQEEELTQMVSTMSDGWKFEQVSVRACRKPRTGLLWTMVNIGSSYSYGTEDQAEFLCVVSKELHTPGSGLGTEQSHKTKPTEPQEEEAAKEEEEEGGRETTPNEWLRE; this comes from the exons ATGGCAACCACGGCGGACGACGAGTGGGATCCCGCACTCCACGGATGCCACCACAAcatcaacaacaataacaacaacaataacaaagacAACGAAGCGGGGGAGACCGCGACCTCCTCTCCGACCAGCTCCACCGAATCCGGTGGGAAGACGTCGCATAGCGTCGGTAACGGTTCGGCGGTCATCAACCCCGGGGGAGGAAATAATGGGAAGTGGGTTCGGCTGAACGTCGGTGGCACCGTGTTCCTGACGACGAGGCAGACGCTACTCAAAGAACAAACTTCGTTCCTGTACCGATTGTGCCAACAGCAAGACCTGCACTCGGACACG GATGAGACAGGAGCCTACGTGATTGACAGAGACCCCACCTACTTCGGACCCATCCTCAACTACCTGCGACACGGCAAATTGGTCTACAACAAGGAACTAGCTGAAGAAG GAGTCCTGGAGGAGGCTGAGTTCTATAACATCACTCCTCTTATAAAACTCATCAAAGATCGCATCATAGAGAGGGACACCAAGTCCACGCAG GTTCCCCCTAAGCATGTGTATCGAGTGTTACAGTGCCAGGAGGAGGAGCTGACCCAGATGGTCTCCACAATGTCCGACGGCTGGAAGTTTGAGCAGGTCAGCGTGCGCGCCTGCAGAAAGCCCCGCACTGGACTACTCTGGACT ATGGTGAACATCGGCTCGTCGTACAGCTACGGAACAGAAGATCAGGCCGAGTTTCTGTGCGTCGTTTCCAAGGAGCTTCACACGCCTGGGTCTGGACTGGGTACAGAGCAAAGCCACAAAACAAAG CCGACGGAGCcgcaggaggaggaagcagcgaaggaggaggaagaagagggagggagagaaaccACACCGAATGAGTGGCTTAGAGAATGA
- the gucy2cb gene encoding LOW QUALITY PROTEIN: guanylyl cyclase C (The sequence of the model RefSeq protein was modified relative to this genomic sequence to represent the inferred CDS: substituted 1 base at 1 genomic stop codon), whose protein sequence is MASWRWSLCLFIFLTLMGSHQGIRQCLRGVSMSVILLDDEESPWSLKFVGGQILKALAFESVQENNTTFNLTVTFGGFNTTYYRQRGCHSSACEGVSKLKYLMHSHSLGCAVLGPTCTYATYPLVDAEKGLKLSTPIISAGSFGPACDNTLNLQRLLPPARKITDFFVHFWKDDNAIKPVWETAYVYKLPTHTEDCFWYINALESAPHMFAQKVKRTMLRKPEDLKTVLSSHRNRTSNLFIMCGSVKDVVEMKNLSAEADSNEILFILIDLYNDQYYINTTSHPAMKNVLVLTMPNTRNYTINSDLKSNNTVIRLIIWKSITSQSFVILKXMNDYMAAYHDAVILVSRVIREIIAKPHLGAHQMPYVTVQYLRNTSFDGIAGNYRLDEQGDRDVNLSVIYTTNDYKYRTLFEFDTEHSLTMLLDDNPSFVWGERLPNFKPDEEPPSLDTVVVVLGVIVVVVVAIAFIFYRQNRRDRLLRLSISHIPSDLVTLLEDNTLNEVYLKIEEKKKDFKIRRALYDKKVVILKELNHSDGNFNETQKVELHALLQIDYYNLTKFYGTVKFDQGVFGVFEYGERGSLRYVLNDKVSYPEETFMDWEFKISVMYDIVKGMSYLHASDIQVHGRLKSTNCVVDNRMVVKITDFGCNSFLKPGRDLWTAPEHLRKQGTSQKGDVYSFAIIAQEIVLRKSTFYTECCSNRAEKLSRVIMSYFRPDLDFDTATEKELEVYILIKSCWDEDAEKRPDFKKIESCLGKIISKIHNKDNESYMDNMIRRLQMYSKNLEHLVGERTALYKMERDRADCLNFMLLPRTVVKSLKESGVVEPELYDEVTIYFSDIVGFTTLCQYSTPMEVVDMLNDIYKGFDSILDHHDVYKVETIGDAYMVASGLPNRNGNRHAVDICRMALDILTFMGNFQLRHLPGIPVWIRIGVHSGLCAAGVVGVKMPRYCLFGDTVNTASRMESTGHPLRIHVSQPTINILTRTDCKFEYEYRGETYLKGKGTETTYWLTGETGADYDLPTPPTTENFQRLQQDLAHMILACLERRSRGSVRRRGRGEDADKGRCSEVEPPEYLHLATVDNTLSTFL, encoded by the exons ATGGCTTCTTGGAGATGGTCCTTGTGCTTGTTCATTTTTCTGACCCTCATGGGATCACATCAAGGAATCAGACAGTGTTTAAGAGGCGTCTCCATGAGTGTGATCCTTCTGGATGATGAAGAGTCTCCCTGGAGCTTAAAGTTTGTCGGGGGACAAATACTGAAGGCCTTGGCGTTCGAGTCGGTGCAAGAAAACA ACACTACATTCAATCTCACGGTGACTTTTGGTGGTTTCAACACAACCTACTATCGACAAAGAGGCTGCCACAGTAGCGCGTGTGAAGGAGTGTCCAAATTAAAATACCTTATG CATTCACATAGCCTGGGCTGTGCTGTGCTCGGCCCCACTTGCACATACGCCACTTACCCTTTGGTTGA TGCTGAGAAAGGTCTCAAATTAAGCACGCCCATCATCTCGGCCGGCAGCTTTGGACCCGCCTGTGACAACACGCTCAACCTGCAGCGCCTCCTGCCGCCTGCTCGTAAAATCACcgatttttttgtccacttctgGAAAGACGATAACGCAATCAAACCTGTGTGGGAGACAGCTTATGTGTATAAGTTACCTACACACACAGAGGATTGCTTTTG GTATATAAATGCACTGGAATCAGCCCCTCACATGTTTGCTCAGAAGGTGAAAAGAACGATGTTGCGCAAACCAGAGGACCTCAAAACAGTCCTTTCTTCGCACAGGAACCGGACAAGCAACT TATTCATCATGTGCGGCTCTGTGAAGGATGTCGTGGAGATGAAGAATCTCTCAGCAGAAGCAGACAGCAATGAGATTCTCTTCATCCTAATCGATCTCTACAA TGATCAATACTACATCAACACTACGTCTCATCCAGCTATGAAGAATGTTCTGGTACTCACCATGCCCAACACCAGGAATTATACGATCAACTCGGACCTGAAAAGCAACAACACGGTAATTCGATTGATTATTTGGAAATCGATCACATCAcaatcatttgtcattttgaaataGATGAACGACTACATGGCTGCATACCACGACGCGGTGATACTGGTCAGTCGGGTGATTCGGGAAATAATCGCAAAACCTCACTTGGGAGCTCATCAGATGCCTTACGTTACCGTGCAATACCTTCGGAACACCTCGTTTGACG GCATCGCTGGGAATTATCGGCTGGACGAGCAGGGAGATAGAGATGTTAATCTCTCTGTCATTTACACCACTAATGATTAcaag tATCGTACTTTATTCGAGTTTGACACGGAGCACAGCCTGACCATGCTGCTTGATGACAATCCCTCCTTTGTCTGGGGGGAAAGACTTCCAAATTTCAAGCCAGATGAAG AGCCACCGTCGCTTGATACCGTTGTGGTTGTTTTGGGTGtgattgtggtggtggtggtggccatTGCTTTCATCTTCTacag ACAGAACAGGAGAGATCGTCTTTTGCGGTTGTCCATCTCCCACATCCCCTCTGATCTTGTCACGCTGCTGGAGGACAACACGCTCAATGAAGTCTATCTGAag atcgaagagaaaaaaaaggattttaagATCCGCCGTGCGCTCTATGATAAGAAG GTTGTCATCCTGAAGGAGCTCAATCACTCGGATGGGAACTTCAACGAGACACAAAAAGTGGAACTTCATGCG CTCCTGCAAATCGACTATTATAATCTCACCAAGTTCTACGGCACGGTGAAGTTTGATCAGGGCGTGTTTGGGGTCTTTGAGTATGGTGAACGAGGGTCGCTCAGG TATGTGCTGAATGACAAGGTGTCTTATCCAGAGGAGACGTTCATGGACTGGGAGTTCAAGATCTCCGTCATGTATGACATCGTTAAG GGTATGTCCTACCTCCATGCCAGTGACATCCAAGTGCATGGGCGCCTCAAGTCCACCAACTGCGTGGTGGACAACCGCATGGTGGTGAAGATCACAGATTTTGGCTGCAATTCTTTCCTCAAGCCCGGCAGAG acttgTGGACGGCGCCTGAGCACTTGAGGAAACAGGGCACCTCGCAGAAAGGAGACGTATACAGTTTCGCCATCATCGCTCAGGAGATCGTTCTGAGGAAATCAACCTTCTACACGGAATGCTGCTCTAACCGTGCAG aaAAGTTATCCAGGGTCATCATGTCCTACTTCAGACCTGATCTGGACTTTGACACAGCTACAGAGAAAGAACTTGAG GTATACATATTAATAAAAAGTTGTTGGGACGAGGATGCTGAAAAAAGGCCAGATTTCAAAAAGATTGAAAGCTGCTTGGGAAAAATCATCAG TAAAATACACAACAAAGACAACGAGAGCTACATGGACAACATGATACGTCGGTTGCAGATGTATTCCAAGAACCTGGAGCACCTGGTTGGAGAGAGAACGGCTCTTTATAAAATGGAGAGGGACCGGGCGGATTGCCTCAACTTTATGCTTCTTCCACG TACTGTGGTGAAGAGCTTGAAGGAGAGCGGGGTCGTGGAGCCGGAGCTGTACGACGAGGTGACTATTTATTTCAGCGACATCGTGGGCTTCACCACGCTATGCCAGTACAGCACGCCCATGGAGGTGGTAGACATGCTCAACGACATCTACAAGGGCTTTGACAGCATCTTGGACCACCACGATGTCTACAAG GTGGAAACAATCGGTGATGCCTACATGGTGGCTTCCGGACTTCCAAACCGGAATGGCAATAGACATGCGGTGGATATCTGCCGCATGGCCTTGGACATTTTGACCTTCATGGGTAACTTCCAGCTCAGACATCTGCCCGGCATCCCCGTGTGGATACGCATCGGTGTGCACTCAG GTCTGTGTGCAGCAGGTGTGGTCGGCGTAAAGATGCCCAGATATTGTTTATTCGGAGACACGGTCAACACGGCGTCTCGAATGGAGTCTACAGGCCACC CCCTGCGGATTCACGTCAGTCAGCCGACTATTAATATCCTAACCAGGACAGACTGCAAGTTTGAGTATGAGTACAGAGGGGAAACATATCTCAAG ggTAAAGGAACAGAGACAACATACTGGTTGACGGGTGAGACGGGTGCAGACTACGACCTCCCGACTCCACCCACAAC GGAGAACTTCCAGCGGCTTCAGCAGGACCTCGCCCACATGATCCTGGCATGTCTGGAGCGGCGTTCCAGAGGCTCCGTGCGCCGAAGGGGTCGTGGCGAGGACGCGGATAAGGGGCGATGTTCTGAGGTGGAACCTCCAGAATATTTGCATCTGGCCACTGTGGATAACACCCTGAGCACCTTCCTCTAG
- the csdc2a gene encoding cold shock domain-containing protein C2a, with protein sequence MSDKDPSSPTGPSPPLASPPTPLRISFPFLREGSRVWERERKPPQPGGELPSPLPTKRTRTYSATVRAKSGHVFKGVCKNFSRSQGHGFIRPVHGGEDIYVHVSDIEGEYVPMEGDEVTYKVCPIPPKMQKIQAVEVVITHLKPGSKHETWSGQLISS encoded by the exons ATGTCCGACAAAGACCCCTCGTCACCGACGGGCCCCTCGCCGCCTCTGGCCTCTCCTCCCACCCCGCTTCGGATCTCCTTCCCCTTCCTGCGGGAGGGAAGCAGGGTTTGGGAGCGAGAGAGGAAGCCCCCACAACCTGGAGGAGAACTGCCCAGCCCACTGCCCACCAAACGCACTCGCACGTATTCGgc GACAGTACGAGCTAAATCGGGTCACGTGTTTAAGGGCGTGTGCAAAAACTTCTCCCGCTCGCAAGGCCACGGATTCATTCGGCCCGTTCATGGAGGAGAAGACATCTATGTCCACGTCTCAGA CATTGAAGGTGAGTATGTGCCGATGGAAGGGGATGAGGTGACGTACAAGGTGTGCCCCATCCCGCCCAAGATGCAGAAGATCCAGGCGGTGGAGGTAGTGATAACCCACCTGAAGCCGGGAAGCAAGCACGAGACTTGGTCGGGTCAGCTCATCAGCTCCTAG